The window GTCCGATGATGGCATAGATCTCTCCACTATTGACAGAAAAACTGACGTCGTAAAGAACCTGCAGACCACCAAAAGAAAGATGTACATTGTTTACTTCGAGAATTGCCATATATCCATTACGTTCAGGAACAAGGGCGCCTGACTGCCAGCTATCGTCTCAAATAAAGAGACGATAACAAGAAAATATAAAACACCTTTATAGTAATGGTAATAGCGGAAATGGAAGGAGTTGTACATCGGTGATCGGTATATTTTTTTACCGGTAAAAGGAGGAAACTTTCTTAGGTTTTTTACCTACCATCACAAGGGCATGCGAAACTCCACCCAGAGGACGGCGTAGCGAACCAGTTCAGCACCGTGTTTGAGTTCGAGCTTCTCTTTCAGTCGCTCCCGATAGGTACCGATAGTCTTGGGACTGACATGCAGATGCTCGGCAATTTCGCTGGCCGACAGTCCCTTGCCGATCAGCGTCAGGACCTCCAGTTCCCGATCGGTCAGGCAATTAGTAGCTGAAATCTCAGCAGCACCCGGCTTGCCGGTCAATTTGCCAACCATTTTGTTCATAATTTTACTGCTGACATAGATATTGCCGGCCAGAATATGCTTTAGCGCGTCAATAACCGATTCTGAAGCTTCCTGCTTCATGATGTACCCTCTGGCACCGGCAATGATACACCTTTCGGCATGAATCGCCTCATCATGCATGGAGAGAACCAACATGGGAATCCCACTCTTACTCTTTTCCACCTCCTTGATGAGATCAATACCCTGGCAGCCTTTCAAGGCAAGATCGACAATGATCAGATCAGGATGCAGCAAATCTATTGC of the Candidatus Anaeroferrophillus wilburensis genome contains:
- a CDS encoding response regulator transcription factor — its product is MANYNHRISKPVKYKVFIVEDHPIFSMGMSELINQEEDLEVCGDADNIASALKAIDLLHPDLIIVDLALKGCQGIDLIKEVEKSKSGIPMLVLSMHDEAIHAERCIIAGARGYIMKQEASESVIDALKHILAGNIYVSSKIMNKMVGKLTGKPGAAEISATNCLTDRELEVLTLIGKGLSASEIAEHLHVSPKTIGTYRERLKEKLELKHGAELVRYAVLWVEFRMPL